Proteins from a single region of Desulfolutivibrio sulfoxidireducens:
- the pheT gene encoding phenylalanine--tRNA ligase subunit beta: MLLSLAWLREFTPYDGTPQALADRLTMLGLEVEDIHDPFAGLSGVVVGQVLTRDPHPEADKLSLCTVDVGGPEALSIVCGAPNVAAGQHVPVAVIGATLPNGMTIKKSKIRGQLSCGMICSESELGLSEESAGIMVLAGQPVPGTRLAEALGLDTCVLDVSITPNRADCLSVLGLARETAMAFGLPLTLPDAAYPETDPTPGDQSRAVAIEIADPALCPVYRGKRIKNLTVGKSPDWLRHRLVAVGQRPISNVVDVTNYVLFELGQPMHAFDRDILDGNVVRVAPARDGMRFTTLDGQERTLTGRDLLIWDAVKPVGLAGVMGGENSEMTERSTEVFLECAVFDPATIRKTARRLGIPSEASYRFERGVDQVGSKYALDRAVSLILRTAGGQALSGVALAEPRPWTAPRLAFRKARAEKLLGVPLADAFCRDTLAALGCVLGNEHDGGVDVLPPSHRLDLEREVDLVEEVGRVYGLDRIPPVLPAIARSLDKAGESPHAFWNRVRAWAVGVGLREAVNYSFVGHADLDLLCLDAACRVSVANPLTEEQNVMRPELAPGLLQTVRTNISRGNADLRLFEVAKVFHAAADSETGCRESSRLGLALHGGRHPEGWPFPVEQAGYEDIKGLVENLLAAFQLPPAGYALDGESPWLSPRVELTLAGRPFGYIGRVTPEVADAFHARRELWLAEVSLDLLAELAAATRVAFRTLPVYPPVRRDITVIAPAALSAKAIEDAILAGGSAILEDVFLADLFVPEGATERNLTYRLTYRHAARTLKDKEVDREREVLAGHLAKVLPVRFS; encoded by the coding sequence ATGCTCCTGAGTCTTGCTTGGCTGCGCGAGTTCACCCCCTACGACGGCACCCCCCAGGCCCTGGCCGACCGCCTGACCATGCTCGGCCTCGAGGTCGAGGATATTCACGATCCCTTTGCCGGGCTCTCCGGCGTGGTGGTGGGCCAGGTGCTCACCCGCGATCCCCACCCTGAGGCGGACAAGCTCTCCCTGTGCACGGTGGACGTGGGCGGCCCCGAGGCCCTGTCCATCGTCTGCGGCGCGCCCAACGTGGCCGCCGGCCAGCACGTCCCGGTGGCCGTGATCGGGGCCACGCTGCCAAACGGCATGACCATCAAAAAGAGCAAGATTCGCGGCCAACTGTCCTGCGGCATGATCTGTTCCGAATCCGAACTGGGCCTTTCCGAGGAGAGCGCCGGGATCATGGTCCTTGCCGGCCAGCCCGTCCCCGGGACCCGCCTGGCCGAGGCCCTTGGCCTGGACACCTGCGTCCTGGACGTGTCCATCACCCCCAACCGGGCCGACTGCCTAAGCGTCCTTGGGCTGGCCCGGGAAACGGCCATGGCCTTCGGACTGCCCCTGACCCTGCCCGACGCCGCCTACCCCGAAACCGATCCCACCCCCGGGGACCAGTCCCGGGCCGTGGCCATCGAGATCGCGGACCCGGCCCTGTGCCCGGTCTACCGGGGCAAGCGCATAAAAAATCTCACCGTGGGCAAAAGCCCGGACTGGCTGCGCCACCGGCTTGTGGCCGTGGGCCAGCGGCCCATCAGCAACGTGGTGGACGTGACCAACTACGTGCTTTTCGAACTGGGCCAGCCCATGCACGCCTTTGACCGGGACATCCTGGACGGGAACGTGGTCCGCGTGGCCCCGGCCAGGGACGGCATGCGCTTCACCACCCTGGACGGCCAGGAGCGGACCCTCACCGGCCGCGACCTGCTGATCTGGGACGCCGTAAAGCCCGTGGGCCTGGCCGGGGTCATGGGTGGCGAAAATTCCGAGATGACCGAGAGAAGCACCGAGGTCTTTTTGGAGTGCGCCGTGTTCGATCCGGCCACCATCCGCAAGACCGCCCGGCGTCTGGGCATCCCCAGCGAGGCCTCCTACCGCTTCGAGCGCGGCGTGGACCAGGTGGGATCGAAATACGCCCTGGACCGGGCCGTCTCGCTGATTCTGCGCACCGCCGGGGGACAGGCCCTAAGCGGCGTGGCCCTGGCCGAGCCCCGGCCCTGGACCGCGCCCCGGCTGGCCTTCCGCAAGGCCCGGGCCGAAAAACTTTTAGGCGTGCCCCTTGCCGACGCCTTCTGCCGCGACACCCTGGCCGCCCTGGGCTGCGTCCTCGGGAACGAACATGACGGCGGGGTGGATGTGCTGCCGCCCTCCCACCGCCTGGACCTGGAGCGCGAGGTCGATCTCGTCGAGGAAGTGGGCCGGGTGTACGGCCTGGACCGCATCCCGCCGGTTTTGCCGGCCATCGCCCGCTCCCTGGACAAGGCCGGCGAGTCCCCCCACGCCTTCTGGAACCGCGTGCGGGCCTGGGCCGTGGGCGTGGGGCTTCGCGAGGCGGTCAACTACAGCTTCGTGGGCCACGCCGACCTGGACCTCTTGTGCCTGGACGCGGCCTGCCGGGTGTCCGTGGCCAACCCCCTGACCGAGGAACAAAACGTCATGCGCCCCGAACTGGCGCCCGGGCTTTTGCAGACCGTGCGCACGAACATCTCCCGGGGCAACGCCGACCTGCGCCTGTTCGAGGTGGCCAAGGTCTTCCACGCCGCCGCCGACTCCGAGACCGGCTGCCGCGAATCCTCCCGGCTGGGACTGGCCCTGCACGGCGGCCGCCACCCCGAGGGCTGGCCCTTTCCGGTCGAACAGGCCGGCTACGAGGACATAAAGGGCCTGGTGGAGAACCTCCTGGCCGCCTTCCAGCTTCCCCCGGCCGGCTACGCCCTGGACGGGGAAAGCCCCTGGCTGTCCCCGCGCGTGGAACTGACCCTGGCCGGACGCCCCTTCGGCTATATCGGCCGGGTCACGCCCGAGGTGGCCGACGCCTTCCACGCCCGCCGCGAACTATGGCTGGCCGAGGTGTCCCTGGACCTTTTGGCCGAGCTTGCGGCCGCGACCCGGGTGGCCTTCAGAACCCTGCCGGTCTATCCGCCCGTGCGCCGCGACATCACGGTCATCGCCCCGGCCGCGCTGTCGGCCAAGGCCATCGAGGACGCCATCCTCGCCGGCGGGTCGGCCATCCTGGAAGACGTTTTCCTGGCCGATCTGTTCGTGCCCGAGGGCGCAACCGAACGCAATCTGACCTACCGCCTGACCTACCGCCACGCCGCCCGGACCCTCAAGGACAAGGAGGTGGACCGGGAACGCGAGGTCCTGGCCGGCCACTTGGCCAAGGTCCTGCCCGTCCGCTTTTCCTGA
- a CDS encoding MerR family transcriptional regulator — protein sequence MEPKTYKIGEAARLAGVKPFVLRFWEGEFPQLAPIRTPKGQRLYTDDHVRLIARIKTLLHEQGLTIDGARRKLDEHNDAAELLRHIHGELTAIRELLARSQGAARHPT from the coding sequence ATGGAGCCGAAGACCTACAAAATCGGGGAGGCGGCCCGGCTGGCCGGCGTCAAGCCCTTTGTGCTGCGCTTCTGGGAGGGCGAATTCCCGCAACTCGCCCCCATCCGCACCCCCAAGGGGCAACGGCTGTACACCGACGACCACGTCCGGCTCATCGCCCGCATCAAGACCCTGCTTCACGAACAGGGCCTGACCATCGACGGTGCGCGGCGCAAGCTCGACGAACACAACGACGCGGCCGAACTGCTGCGTCATATCCACGGGGAACTGACGGCCATCCGGGAACTGTTGGCCCGGTCCCAAGGGGCCGCGCGACACCCCACGTGA
- a CDS encoding FecR family protein, with the protein MNGRLATMAMAMLILMLSALAALAAEVAMPQAGVLDDLRGVVTARQEGAPPRTIPKGGPVLVKDILSTGPEDRGKIVFADDSVLEIGPDSEIRIEDFAYDTSDRDNFRQGLKMAKGLFRYATGKIVADDPDHLKIESPLAAIGIRGTTTDHMITVRETIQDGVPVRVVEDELHALRQSKAKTEVVVTHLNKRTILKKQDMAASLKPKTPAVSRSLTEAEKKAFAAIPLSPAPFDPRPGSSLTGGGQ; encoded by the coding sequence ATGAATGGGCGACTGGCGACGATGGCCATGGCGATGCTCATCCTGATGCTGTCTGCCTTGGCGGCGTTGGCCGCGGAGGTGGCAATGCCCCAGGCGGGCGTCCTGGACGACCTGCGCGGCGTGGTCACCGCCCGCCAGGAGGGCGCGCCGCCCCGGACCATCCCCAAGGGCGGTCCCGTCCTGGTCAAGGATATTCTCTCCACCGGCCCCGAGGATAGGGGGAAAATCGTCTTCGCCGACGACTCCGTTCTCGAGATCGGACCCGACAGCGAGATCCGCATCGAGGATTTCGCCTACGACACCTCTGATCGCGACAACTTCCGCCAGGGCCTCAAGATGGCCAAAGGGCTTTTCCGGTACGCCACCGGGAAAATCGTGGCGGATGATCCCGATCACCTGAAAATCGAATCCCCTCTGGCCGCCATCGGCATCCGGGGCACCACCACCGACCACATGATCACGGTCCGGGAAACCATCCAGGACGGCGTTCCGGTGCGTGTGGTCGAGGACGAACTGCACGCCCTGCGCCAGTCAAAGGCCAAGACCGAGGTCGTGGTCACTCACCTGAACAAACGTACCATCCTCAAAAAACAGGACATGGCCGCATCCCTGAAACCCAAGACCCCCGCCGTGTCCCGGTCCCTCACCGAGGCCGAGAAAAAGGCCTTCGCGGCCATCCCTCTTTCTCCCGCCCCCTTCGACCCCAGGCCGGGCTCAAGCCTCACCGGCGGCGGCCAATAA
- a CDS encoding TetR/AcrR family transcriptional regulator, which translates to MRLLVEAVGRVLARQGFRAVKVNVVAREAGVDKVLIYRYFGGLPGLVEAFAHSGDFWPDVVDLAGGDVAAVAALPFAERLVLVSRNYLKRLLRRPLTLEILAWRFMEQNELTDALDSAREAGGNRLMRLVESGDVPPSLDMPALYAFLGAAINHLAVRSRTEKTFVGLPLDDPATWERFEAMLERIIRSVAG; encoded by the coding sequence ATGCGGCTCCTGGTTGAGGCGGTCGGCCGGGTGCTGGCCCGGCAGGGGTTCCGGGCCGTCAAGGTCAATGTCGTGGCCCGGGAGGCGGGCGTCGACAAGGTGCTCATCTATCGCTACTTCGGCGGCCTGCCCGGCCTCGTGGAGGCCTTCGCCCACAGCGGCGACTTCTGGCCCGACGTGGTGGATTTGGCTGGTGGCGATGTTGCGGCCGTTGCGGCCCTGCCCTTTGCCGAACGCCTAGTGCTCGTATCACGCAACTACCTGAAACGCCTGCTGCGCCGCCCGCTAACCCTGGAAATCCTGGCCTGGCGGTTCATGGAGCAAAACGAACTCACCGACGCCCTGGACTCTGCCAGGGAAGCCGGCGGGAACCGGCTGATGCGGCTTGTGGAAAGCGGCGACGTGCCGCCCTCCCTGGACATGCCGGCCCTTTACGCCTTCCTGGGAGCCGCCATCAATCATTTGGCCGTCCGCTCCCGGACGGAAAAAACATTCGTCGGCCTGCCGCTTGACGACCCAGCCACCTGGGAACGCTTTGAGGCCATGCTGGAAAGGATCATCCGTAGCGTGGCGGGGTAG
- a CDS encoding N-acetylmuramoyl-L-alanine amidase, which translates to MGKAVGLLLAVAAFLCLAGFSEGRAFAAAPDTTYREGLREFKHLSTDAKAGKSREKWLALDKTFVAVYRDAPNGPLAPKALFYRGWVHEELALRSFLKKDATACLDLYQRMIDRYPRHEWADDAYVRRAAVFRDRLKDPAQAMAELRAVIKRYPDGDKIAEAVEMLRALDPSFVPEPRTADPGKDMAKTAPTPGASNAPGGGSSSSAAPNLASPSSPALLSDISKTGGDDYSRITLCLDKETSYRYQLLDQAPGESAAPRRLYIDLDNVKLGPNVRPDEKISDGILRQIRTAYNKPNVVRVVLDIDNLDRQNVFTLDSPFRVVLDVYAKAKAGKPRSPAETREEAAPASAGSGAKPDDKYDGWLANLFKRKDTTSAPSGKSAATAKDGKDAATAAMREETAQAAKDAAATSAKAPAPSAKAPAVSAYTPPPGSEKRIGDLVEQLGLTVRTIMVDAGHGGKDPGAQGLNTLVEKDVNLRFARILGKKLEDHGFTVLYTRTRDVFIPLEERTAMANAKKADLFVSIHCNAHGDAKSSGLEIYSLNLASTEDAVRVAARENAVSAKTISDLQLILTDLMLNTKMKESRDLAKTVQTQTIGSVSGRWKTRDRGTHEAPFYVLMGARMPAVLVEMGYITNPDDAKRLASDKYLEALAQGMVNGLVAYKQRIERFTGEAAPKAVKKKSAS; encoded by the coding sequence ATGGGAAAGGCCGTCGGGCTCCTCCTGGCGGTGGCGGCCTTCCTGTGCCTGGCGGGATTCTCCGAGGGACGGGCCTTTGCCGCCGCTCCGGACACGACCTACCGCGAGGGCCTGCGCGAGTTCAAACATCTGTCCACGGATGCCAAGGCCGGGAAGTCGCGGGAAAAATGGCTGGCCCTGGACAAGACGTTCGTTGCCGTCTACCGCGACGCCCCAAACGGCCCCCTGGCGCCCAAGGCCCTGTTCTATCGGGGCTGGGTCCACGAGGAACTGGCCTTGCGGTCCTTTCTGAAAAAGGACGCCACCGCCTGCCTGGACCTCTACCAGCGCATGATCGACCGCTATCCCCGCCACGAATGGGCCGACGACGCCTACGTGCGCCGGGCCGCGGTATTCCGGGACCGCCTCAAGGACCCCGCCCAGGCCATGGCCGAATTGCGCGCGGTCATCAAACGCTATCCCGACGGGGACAAGATCGCCGAGGCCGTGGAGATGCTGCGCGCCCTCGACCCGTCTTTCGTCCCGGAACCAAGGACGGCGGACCCGGGCAAGGATATGGCCAAGACCGCCCCGACACCAGGGGCGTCAAACGCTCCGGGAGGCGGCAGTTCTTCATCCGCCGCCCCGAACCTGGCCTCTCCCTCCAGCCCCGCCCTGCTCTCGGACATCTCCAAGACCGGGGGGGACGATTATTCGCGCATCACCCTGTGCCTGGACAAGGAAACCTCCTACCGCTACCAACTCCTGGATCAGGCCCCGGGCGAATCCGCGGCCCCGCGCCGCCTGTATATCGACCTGGACAACGTCAAGCTCGGTCCGAACGTTCGCCCGGACGAGAAGATCTCCGACGGCATCCTGCGCCAGATCCGCACCGCCTACAACAAGCCGAACGTGGTCCGCGTGGTCCTGGACATCGACAACCTTGACCGCCAGAACGTGTTCACCCTGGATAGCCCCTTCCGGGTGGTGCTCGACGTCTACGCCAAGGCCAAGGCCGGCAAGCCCCGGTCCCCGGCCGAGACCAGGGAGGAGGCCGCCCCGGCATCGGCCGGCAGCGGGGCCAAACCCGACGACAAATACGACGGCTGGCTCGCCAACCTCTTCAAGCGCAAGGACACGACATCCGCCCCGTCCGGAAAGAGCGCCGCCACGGCCAAGGACGGCAAGGACGCCGCCACGGCGGCCATGCGCGAGGAGACGGCCCAGGCCGCCAAGGACGCCGCCGCCACGTCCGCCAAGGCCCCCGCGCCTTCCGCGAAAGCACCCGCCGTGTCGGCCTACACGCCGCCTCCAGGCAGCGAAAAGCGCATCGGGGATCTGGTGGAGCAACTGGGGCTCACCGTGCGCACCATCATGGTCGACGCCGGACACGGCGGCAAGGACCCCGGGGCTCAGGGCCTGAACACGCTGGTGGAGAAGGACGTCAACCTGCGCTTCGCCAGGATCCTGGGCAAAAAGCTCGAGGACCACGGCTTTACGGTGCTCTACACGCGCACCAGGGACGTGTTCATCCCCCTGGAGGAACGTACGGCCATGGCCAACGCCAAAAAGGCCGACCTGTTCGTGTCCATCCACTGCAACGCCCACGGCGACGCCAAGTCCTCGGGACTCGAAATCTATTCCCTGAACCTGGCCAGCACCGAGGATGCCGTGCGCGTGGCCGCCCGGGAAAACGCGGTCTCGGCCAAGACCATAAGCGACCTGCAGCTCATCCTGACCGACCTCATGCTCAACACCAAGATGAAGGAGTCCCGGGATCTGGCCAAGACCGTTCAAACCCAAACCATCGGGTCCGTCTCCGGACGCTGGAAGACCCGCGATCGGGGCACCCACGAGGCCCCCTTCTATGTGCTCATGGGCGCGCGCATGCCCGCCGTGCTCGTGGAGATGGGCTACATCACCAACCCCGACGACGCCAAACGCCTGGCCTCGGACAAATACCTGGAGGCCTTGGCCCAGGGCATGGTCAACGGGCTCGTGGCCTACAAGCAACGCATCGAACGCTTCACCGGCGAGGCCGCTCCAAAGGCCGTGAAGAAAAAATCCGCCTCGTGA
- the glmS gene encoding glutamine--fructose-6-phosphate transaminase (isomerizing) has protein sequence MCGIIGYCGHRPAVPVILEGLRRLEYRGYDSAGVAFLQHGELHVVRAQGKLANLEKRLEGQNVFQATSGIGHTRWATHGLPIEKNAHPHTDGAKRLAVIHNGIIENYQEIKNELMAEGCAFASDTDTEVLAHLLARAIDKGLPTDQAMSETLGRVEGAYALAVVSLDTPGVIHAARKSSPLVLGVGVGENFLASDIPAFLPYTRDVVFLEDGEMVRIDAASWRVMDVATLAPIEKEIKHITWDVSAAQKGGFKHFMLKEIFEQPKVIADCLAGRVDVAAGRAVLPELAGLPTPERLFIVACGTSFHAGLWGMYLLEQWAGVPTRVEVASEFRYREPVLQPGDVVLAISQSGETADTLAGMRLARQRGAKVIGLCNVVGSSVARESDVVISTQAGPEISVASTKAMCSQLTVLTLLALCLGEATGKISRQDRIDCLTSLEKLPSVLEAELPRMRERAMDLAKTYSEVSSFLYLGRGPYYPLALEGALKLKEISYIHAEGYAAGEMKHGPIALIDPRFPTFALAPMDELFPKVKSNLEEVQARGGKIIALTHPGADMRVDHIWETPKAWGPLSTFLMLPALQMFAYEMADYLGKDVDQPRNLAKSVTVE, from the coding sequence ATGTGCGGAATCATCGGGTATTGCGGCCACAGACCGGCCGTGCCGGTCATATTGGAAGGCCTCAGGCGTCTGGAATACCGGGGCTATGATTCGGCTGGCGTGGCGTTTTTGCAGCACGGCGAACTGCATGTCGTGCGCGCCCAGGGCAAGCTCGCCAACCTGGAAAAACGCCTCGAGGGCCAGAATGTTTTCCAGGCCACCTCCGGCATCGGCCACACCCGCTGGGCCACCCATGGGCTACCCATCGAAAAAAACGCCCATCCGCACACGGACGGAGCCAAACGACTGGCCGTGATCCACAATGGCATCATCGAGAACTACCAGGAAATAAAAAACGAGCTCATGGCCGAAGGCTGCGCCTTCGCCTCGGATACGGATACCGAGGTCCTGGCCCATCTCCTGGCCAGGGCGATCGACAAGGGCCTGCCCACGGACCAGGCCATGAGCGAGACCCTGGGCCGGGTGGAGGGCGCGTACGCCCTGGCCGTGGTCAGCCTCGACACCCCCGGGGTCATCCACGCCGCGCGCAAGTCCTCGCCCCTGGTCCTTGGCGTGGGCGTGGGCGAAAACTTCCTGGCCTCGGACATCCCGGCCTTTCTGCCCTACACCAGGGACGTGGTCTTTCTGGAGGACGGCGAGATGGTGCGCATCGACGCCGCCTCCTGGCGGGTCATGGACGTGGCCACCCTCGCCCCCATCGAAAAAGAGATCAAGCACATCACCTGGGACGTGAGCGCGGCCCAGAAGGGCGGCTTCAAGCACTTCATGCTCAAGGAAATCTTCGAGCAGCCCAAGGTCATCGCCGACTGCCTGGCCGGCCGGGTGGATGTGGCCGCTGGCCGGGCGGTCCTGCCCGAGCTCGCGGGACTGCCGACCCCGGAGAGGCTTTTCATCGTGGCCTGCGGCACCTCGTTTCACGCCGGACTGTGGGGCATGTATCTTCTGGAACAGTGGGCCGGGGTGCCCACCCGGGTGGAGGTCGCCTCGGAATTCCGCTACCGCGAACCCGTCCTGCAACCCGGCGACGTGGTCCTGGCCATCAGCCAGTCCGGGGAAACGGCCGACACCCTGGCCGGCATGCGCCTGGCCAGGCAGCGCGGAGCCAAGGTCATCGGGCTGTGCAACGTGGTGGGATCGAGCGTGGCCCGGGAATCGGACGTGGTCATCTCCACCCAGGCCGGCCCGGAAATCTCCGTGGCCTCCACCAAGGCCATGTGCAGCCAGCTCACCGTGCTGACCCTTCTGGCCCTGTGCCTGGGCGAGGCCACGGGCAAGATATCCCGCCAGGACCGGATCGACTGCCTGACGAGTCTGGAAAAACTGCCAAGCGTGCTTGAGGCGGAACTGCCGCGCATGCGCGAGCGGGCCATGGACCTGGCCAAGACCTACAGCGAGGTCTCGAGCTTTCTCTATCTCGGCCGGGGGCCTTACTATCCCCTGGCCCTGGAGGGGGCGCTCAAGCTCAAGGAAATCTCCTACATCCACGCCGAGGGCTATGCCGCCGGAGAAATGAAGCACGGCCCCATCGCGCTGATCGACCCCAGGTTTCCGACCTTCGCCCTGGCCCCCATGGACGAGCTTTTTCCCAAGGTCAAATCCAACCTCGAAGAGGTCCAGGCCCGGGGGGGAAAGATCATCGCCCTGACCCACCCCGGGGCGGACATGCGCGTGGACCACATCTGGGAAACACCCAAGGCGTGGGGCCCCCTGTCCACCTTCCTCATGCTTCCGGCACTGCAAATGTTCGCCTATGAAATGGCGGATTACCTGGGGAAAGATGTCGATCAGCCACGAAATCTGGCCAAAAGCGTCACCGTCGAATAG
- a CDS encoding XTP/dITP diphosphatase: MPSEKTIVLATRNTGKIAELSAMLAGTGITVMGLCDFPHIGDIPETGATFAENARIKALAVAQATGLTAVADDSGLCVDALAGAPGVFSARYSGLHATDAENNVKLLAALKDVPPEKRTARFACAMAAATPDGRLIETQGFWEGAIAVILQGHGGFGYDPLFLDPETGRTAAQLTPEEKNARSHRGRALAQMVPLLRNVPRG, from the coding sequence ATGCCGAGTGAAAAAACCATCGTCCTGGCCACCCGCAACACAGGCAAAATCGCCGAACTCTCGGCCATGCTCGCCGGGACGGGCATCACCGTGATGGGCCTGTGCGATTTTCCCCACATCGGCGACATCCCCGAAACCGGGGCCACCTTCGCCGAGAACGCCCGCATCAAGGCCCTGGCCGTGGCCCAGGCCACCGGCCTGACCGCCGTGGCCGACGACTCCGGCCTGTGCGTGGACGCCCTGGCCGGCGCCCCGGGCGTGTTCTCCGCCCGCTACAGCGGCTTGCACGCCACAGACGCCGAAAATAACGTCAAACTCCTTGCCGCCCTCAAAGACGTTCCTCCCGAAAAACGCACCGCCCGCTTCGCCTGCGCCATGGCCGCCGCCACCCCGGACGGCCGCCTCATAGAGACCCAGGGATTCTGGGAAGGTGCGATCGCCGTCATCTTGCAGGGCCACGGCGGTTTCGGCTACGATCCCCTGTTCCTCGATCCCGAAACGGGCCGCACCGCCGCCCAGCTCACCCCCGAAGAGAAGAACGCCCGCAGCCACCGAGGCCGCGCCCTGGCCCAAATGGTCCCCCTTTTGAGGAACGTGCCGCGGGGATAA
- a CDS encoding two-component system sensor histidine kinase NtrB, with amino-acid sequence MSKVDAARKPYRIALYGPGPDIESFRAFVHGPGMEEIFAEVQFAGAAPGDPGQASAGPDIPVYPSLAALLAARPDVNCILELTGNGLPPGTVLPPGVTVMDRLAAMLLKTTVSTAALCETCRLDLSKTKLYLDAVFDHLDDEVVLAGPSGLVEDVNRVARRRTGKPKEALLGRHCREVLDELQHFRPAAPDDISPWEALLSGKDGRAEYSRMDAEDRLRYFRVAAHTVGEPGRPAHTVIVRRDVTHDVFLERRLQKSERLAAIGELSMFISHEIRNPLFAIAGFANSLLRSSGIDEPSREKVGIILQESNRLDTILKSIINFARPTQATPGEVDLNHIVRQTMDLMRVGMDKQGVEMIVETASSLPKARGDTELLKQCLVNLLKNSMEAMPHGGRITVATGMRQGNVFLTVADTGQGIPKETLPQVFNPFFSTRDKGSGLGLAMTKKILDDLGGSVEIKSEVGRGTAVTLLLPPFFALDKDAPHAE; translated from the coding sequence ATGTCAAAGGTCGACGCGGCGCGCAAGCCCTATCGGATCGCCCTCTATGGCCCTGGGCCGGATATCGAATCCTTCCGCGCCTTTGTGCATGGCCCGGGCATGGAGGAAATCTTCGCCGAGGTCCAGTTCGCGGGAGCGGCCCCGGGCGACCCCGGCCAGGCCTCGGCCGGGCCGGACATCCCTGTCTATCCATCCCTGGCCGCGCTTCTGGCCGCGCGTCCGGACGTCAACTGCATCCTCGAACTGACCGGCAACGGCCTGCCGCCGGGCACGGTCCTCCCCCCAGGGGTCACGGTCATGGACCGCCTCGCGGCCATGCTGCTCAAAACCACCGTCTCCACGGCCGCCCTGTGCGAGACCTGTCGCCTGGATCTCTCGAAAACCAAGCTCTACCTGGACGCCGTCTTCGATCACCTCGACGACGAGGTGGTCCTGGCCGGCCCCTCGGGCCTGGTCGAGGACGTCAACCGGGTCGCCAGACGGCGCACCGGCAAACCCAAGGAAGCGCTTTTAGGCCGCCACTGCCGGGAGGTCCTCGACGAACTGCAGCACTTCCGCCCGGCCGCACCGGACGACATCTCACCGTGGGAGGCCCTCTTGTCCGGCAAGGACGGACGCGCCGAATATTCGCGCATGGACGCCGAGGACCGGCTGCGCTACTTCCGGGTCGCGGCCCATACCGTGGGCGAACCGGGACGCCCCGCGCATACGGTGATCGTACGCCGCGACGTGACCCACGACGTGTTCCTGGAACGCCGCCTGCAAAAATCCGAACGCCTGGCGGCCATCGGCGAACTGTCCATGTTCATCTCCCACGAGATCCGCAATCCCCTGTTCGCCATCGCCGGATTCGCCAACTCGCTTTTACGCTCATCAGGCATCGACGAACCCTCCCGGGAAAAAGTGGGCATCATCCTCCAGGAGTCCAACCGCCTGGACACCATCCTGAAAAGCATCATCAATTTCGCCCGCCCTACCCAGGCCACGCCCGGCGAGGTGGACCTCAACCACATTGTCCGGCAGACCATGGACCTCATGCGCGTGGGCATGGACAAGCAGGGCGTGGAAATGATCGTCGAAACGGCCTCGTCCCTGCCCAAGGCCCGGGGCGATACGGAACTGCTCAAGCAGTGCCTGGTGAACCTGCTCAAAAACTCCATGGAGGCCATGCCCCATGGGGGCCGCATCACCGTGGCCACGGGCATGCGCCAGGGCAACGTCTTTTTGACCGTCGCCGACACCGGCCAGGGCATCCCCAAGGAGACCCTGCCCCAGGTCTTCAATCCCTTTTTCAGCACCCGCGACAAGGGGTCCGGACTGGGCCTGGCCATGACCAAAAAAATCCTCGACGACCTGGGCGGCTCCGTGGAAATCAAAAGCGAGGTGGGCCGGGGAACCGCCGTCACCCTGCTTCTGCCCCCCTTTTTCGCCCTGGACAAGGATGCCCCGCATGCCGAGTGA